The Sinomonas sp. P10A9 genome contains the following window.
AGGACCGAACCGCTCGAGACGATGGAGTCCAACGCCATGCCGACCGTCCCGCCGGCGCCGCGGACGAACTTGGCGGGCGGGGAGACGCTCTGGTGGGTGTAGATAGGCCACTTCGCGTTGTAGAGGTTGAACACCGGCAGCGGCGAGATGAGGTCCATGTGGGCGTCGTAGAAGGAGTCGAGCGTACCCACGTCCCGCCAGTAGGTGCGGTCGCGCTCGGTGGCGCCCGGGATCTCGTTCGTGGTGAAGTCGTAGACGCCGGCCTCGCCGCGCTCGACGAAGAACGGGATGATGTCCCCGCCCATGTCGTGCTTCGTGTCGAGCCGCTCGGCGTCGCTCTTGAGCGCGTCGACGAGGGCATCGGCGTCGAACACGTAGTTGCCCATCGACGCGAGGAACTGCTCGGGATCGTCGGGCAGGCCAGGCGTGGTGGCCGGCTTCTCGACGAACGCGCCGATCTTGGCCGGCTCGGCGGCGTCGGTCTCGATGACGCCGAATTGGTCCGCCATGTTCAGCGGCTGCCGAACGGCCGCGACGGTCGCCTTTGCGCCCGACGCGATGTGTGAGTCGACCATCTGGCCGAAGTCCATGCGGTAGACGTGGTCGGCGCCGACCACGACGACGATGTCTGGCTGGGCGTCGTAGATGAGGTTGAGCGACTGGTAGATCGCGTTGGCGCTCCCGAGGAACCAGCTCTTGCCCACGCGCTGCTGCGCGGGCACCGAGGCGACGTAGTTCCCGAGCTGCGGAGAGAGCCGCCATGTCTCGGAAATATGGCGGTCCAGAGAATGGGACTTGTACTGCGTGAGGACGACGATCTGGAGGAATCCTGAATTCACCAGGTTCGACATGGCGAAATCGATGAGCCGATACCCACCGGCGAACGGAACCGCGGGCTTGGCCCGGTCCGCCGTCAGCGGCATGAGGCGCTTCCCCTCGCCTCCGGCGAGCACAATCGCCAATACCTTCTTCGGTGCCACTGCGCAACCCCCGTCATCTGTCGTTAAGGCCTGTGTAACCTAGCCTCCGCCGCTGCGGAGCGCGGTTGTCTTCACACTAGATCACGATCGAATGACGGACTACGTTGAACCCGTGCGAATTGACATTGTGACCAAGGAATTTCCCCCGGAGATCTACGGCGGCGCCGGGGTCCACGTGGCCGAGCTCAGCAGGGTCCTCGCCCGCGAGGTGGATCTGCACGTGCACGCCTTCGGCGCTGCCCGCGAGCCGCAGGTCAATGGCGCCACGGTGACCTCATACCAGGTGCCCGAGTACCTCAAGGGGTCCAACGCGGCCCTCGAGACCCTCGGCATCGACTTGGGGATCGTGCCCGACGTCGGGGGCGCGGACCTCGTGCACTCGCACACCTGGTACGCGAACATGGCCGGCCACCTCGCGTCGCTCATGCACGGCATCCCGCACGTCCTCTCGGCGCACAGCCTAGAGCCCCTGCGCCCCTGGAAGGCCGAGCAGCTCGGAGGCGGCTACCGCCTCTCGTCCTGGGTCGAGAAGACCGCCTATGAGGCCGCCAACGCGATCATCGCCGTCTCCCACGGCATGCGCGCGGATATCCTGCGCTGCTACCCCGAGGTAGACCCGAACAAGGTCAAGGTGGTGCACAACGGCATCGACGTCTCCCTGTGGGGCCGCGACGAGGGCACCGAGCATGTCCGGGCACTGGGTATCGACCCCGCCAAGCCGTCGGTCGTCTTCGTCGGCCGCAACACGCGTCAGAAGGGCGTCCCGTACCTGCTGCGTGCCGCGGCCAAGCTGCCCGCCGACATCCAGCTGGTGCTCTGCCTCGGAGCCGCGGACACCCCGGAGCTCGCGGCCGAGACGGCCACGCTCATCGACGGGCTCAGGGCCGAGCGCGACGGCGTGATCCTCATCGAGCGGATGCTCCCGCGTGCCGAGCTCATCCAGGTGCTCAGCCACGCGACGGCGTTCGCGTGCCCGAGCATCTACGAGCCCCTCGGCATCGTGAACCTCGAGGCCATGGCGTGCGGTGCGGCCGTGGTTGCGACCGCGACCGGCGGCATTCCCGAGGTCGTCGACCACGGCACCACCGGCCTGCTTGTCCCGATCGAGCAGGTCACCGATGGCACCGGCACGCCGACCGATCCCGAGAAGTTCGTCGCGGACTTCGCCGCCGCGCTCGAGGAGGTCGTCTCGGACCCGGCGCGCGCACGTGAGATGGGAGAGGCCGGCCGGACCCGTGCCGAGGCGAACTTCTCGTGGGACACCATCGCCCAATCCACGCTCGAGGTCTACCGCAGCGTCCTCTGAGGGGTCACTACGCACGACGACGGCGGCGCACCCCGCGCGGGGTACGTCGCCGTCGTCGCGTATCGCCTGCTACGGACCTCAGTCCCGACTGACGTTGACCTTGGTGGGCCCAGGCCCCGTTTCGGGGACCACCGGGACGCGGACCTCGAGGACGCCGTCGTGGTAGCTGGCCTTGACGTCCTCGCCGTGTGCGCCACGGGGAAGGTCGATCGTGCGGGCGAACGAGCCGTAGCGGAACTCGCTGCGGAACCCGCCCTTCGATCTGTTCTCGGTGTCCTCGCGGCGCTCCGCCTTGATCGACAGGACGCTGTCGTGCACCGTGACGTCCACGTCCTTCTCGGGGTCGATGCCGGGCAGCTCGACGCGCACCACGAGGGCGTCGCCGTCACGGAACTGCTCGACTCGCAGCCAGGCGGTCTCCCACTCGTCCACGAATCGCCTGAACTGGTCCGGCAGGCCGAAGCGGCGCATGCCCTCCGGCATCATGTCCCACGGGCCTCTGCGGCCCCATCCCTCGCCCACGGATAACCTCCTGAGTTGCCCCGGGCGCCGGTGCGGCCGGGTCCTGACTTCAGGCTAGTCCCGGCCGCTGGGAGGGGGAAGGGACCTACGGCCGCTTCAGGTTCTTCTCCTTCACAGGAGCCGTGCCCAACTTCCGCAGCTGGGCGAAGTACGCCGCGGCCTCCTCCTGGCGCTTCGCCTCGATCCCGCTCGCCACGGTTGACCGGATGTGGTCCTGGGTGTAACCGAACGCATCCACGAGGTCGAGGGCGTGGGGGCGGAGTTTGGCGAGGAGCCGGTTGATGTACTCGCCGACGGTGCGTCCGCGCTGCATCGACAGGCGGCCGTTCATGAGGTGCCACTCGAGGTGCTTCTCGATGAGTGTCAGGCCGAAGAGGTCGCGCAGCCAGGTCAGGACCTGCCTGGTACCGGGATCCTCGATCTTCTCGAGCGCCTCGGTGAACGCCTCCCACTGCAGGAGCTCGGCGTGCGCACGGGCGGCCTCGATGAGCTCGTTCTGGTGGTCGTTGAAGCGCGCGGCCGCCTCGGCCTGCGGCAGCCTGTTGGCGCCCTGGAGGGCCTGCGCCACCTGCGCAACCATGGTCTGGACCCGCTCGGCGAGCAGCAGCCGCTGGGTGTCGGGGTCGCGCAGGGCGAGGGCTGATCGCTGGGCGCGCCCCGAGTCGGCGATGAACTGGCCCACGGCGCCGAGGCCGGTCTTGAACGCTACGCCGCGTGCCTGGCCGAGCGCGAACTTGGCCAGGGCCCCCACGGTCATGGCGCGGAACTCCTTGGCGTAGTCGTTCAGGAGCCGCTTGGCGACGAGCTGGAGGAGCACGTTGTTGTCGCCCTCGAACGTCGCGTAGACATCGAGGTCCGCGCGCAGGGAAGCGAAGCGGTTCTCGATCATGAAGCCCGCGCCGCCGCACGCCTCGCGGCACTCCTGGAGCGTCTCGAGCGCGTGCCACGTGGAGAGCGGCTTGAGCGCGGCGGCGAAGGTCTCCAGGTCCTGGCGGTCCTCGTCGGTGTCCTGCTGACCGGAGAACACGCCGTCGAACTTCCCCAGCAGCTCCTCGTGGGCGAAGCTCATCGCGTACGTGGCCGCGAGCAGCGGGAAGAGGCGGCGCTGGTGGCGCTGGTAGTCCAGGAGCACCTCCTCGGCGGTCTCGGAGGAAGCGTTGAACTGGCGGCGTTCGCTCGCGTACCTGATGGCCGCGGTGAGGCCGACCTTCGAGGCGGCGACCGCGGCGCCGTCGAGCGAGACGCGGCCCTGGACGAGGGTGCCGAGCATCGTGAAGAAGCGCCGGCCGGGGCTCGCGATGGGGGAGGTGTAGGTGCCCTCCGCGGAGACGTCGCCGTACCGGTTGAGCAGGTTGGTCCGCGGGATGCGTACGTCCTCGAAGCAGAGGCGGCCGTTGTCGATGCCGTTGAGGCCGCCCTTGACGCCGTCATCTTCGGTCTTGATCCCGCGAAGCGGTTCCCTGGTCTGCGCGTCGCGGATGGGCACGTAGAACGCGTGCACGCCGTGGTTGACGCCCTTGACGATGAGCTGGGCGAACACCGTCGCCGCGATGCCGTCCTTGGCCGCGTTGCCGAGGTACTCCTTCCACGCCGCGCGGAACGGGGTGTTGATCACGAACTCGTCGGCTGCCTCGTCATACGTGGCGGTCGTCGCGATGCTCGCGACGTCGGAGCCGTGCCCGATCTCGGTCATGGCGAACGCGCCCGGCACGGTCAGGTCCATGATGCCCGGCAGCCACTTCCTGTGGTGCTCGGTGGTGCCCAGGTGCATCACTGCGGCACCGAAGAGGCCCCACTGCACGCCCGCCTTGATCTGCAGCGACGGGTCTGCGGTCACGAGCTCCTCGAACCCCGCAACGTTGCCGCCGTGGTTGTCTTCGCCGCCGAGTTCCTTCGGGAATGCGCGCTGGATCGCCTGGTGGTCCACGAGGTATTTGAGCTGGCCGAACACCCGCTCGCGGTGCTCGATGTGGGTCAGGCCCTCGAGCTTGTGCAGCTCGGGCTTGGCGGCGAGCTCTCGCGCTTGCCTGCGGACATCGGCCCACGCACCGAGGAGGTGCTCCCCGAGGGCGGCAACGTCGACACGGGGCGACGGCTCGAGGTCGGCCAGGTCTGCCTCGGCAGGGGCGGTCGCGGTAGCGGTGGTCGGATCGGTCACGGGGTCTCCTTTGCGGGAACGGCTGCGGTGGGGTGTGGTTCATGGACGACGGCGGCGCTCGCCGATTGCGTGTGGCTCGCCTGCGCGGCGATGCCGGCGAAGAGCCAGTCGGCGATCAGGGCGGCCATCTGTTCGAGGCCGGGCTTCTCGGGCGAGGGGGGAGCAGCGAGCCAGCGCTCGCCGGCGGTCCGCACGAGCCCGATGGCAGCGCTGGGCCAGTAGTCGAGGGTGGCCGACGCCGCGGGGTCGAGGTAGCGGCTCATCGGCGCCTGGATCATCGTGGCGATCGCGTCGAAGAAGCTCCCGAACGCTTCATCCGCGGCGTGCCCGGCGGCACTGCTCCGGCCGGCGGTGGCGCGCTGGACGGCAGGCTCCGACGGTGCCGAGCCCACCGGCACGCGGGTGACGAATTCGTAGACGTTGGGCGAACGGACGGCCATGCCGAGGTACGCGGCGACCATTGCGCGGAGCCCCTCGTAGGGGGTCTGGGCCGCGGCGGCGGCCTGGGCGATGCGGACCTGCATCTGAGCCAGCACGAGGGCGCCCATCGCCGCCTGAAGCCCGGCCTTGTCGCGGAAGTACCGGTAGAAGACGGACTTCGACGTACTCGCGGCGGCGGCGATCTCCTCCATGGGGACGTCCGGTCCGAGCCGGTGCACGGCCCGGCGGGCCGCGTGGACCAGCTCGACGCGCCTTTCCTCGCGGTGGTTCGCCCAGCGGGCGGTGCGGCCGTCGACGATGGGCTGCCTCGCGACGTCGTACGTGACGGTACCGAGACCTTCAGCACGGGGGGTGGGGTAGTTCACGATACCCAGCGTATCAGGTACGCTTGGTATCGGTAACTCAGGTCACAATCATCGGAGGCATTCAGATGTCGACCCCCTCTTCCACTTCTTCCCCGTCTTCCCCCTCGTCCCCGGCTGGCATCCGGAGGGCTGTCGTCGTCGGCGGCAACCGCATCCCGTTCGCCCGCGCCAACGGCGCGTACACGCGCACCTCGAACCAGGACATGCTCACGGCCGCGCTCGACGGCCTCGTGGCGCGGTTCGGCCTGCAGGACGAGCGCATCGGAGAGGTGGCTGCCGGCGCGGTGCTCAAGCACAGTCGCGACTTCAACCTCACGCGCGAGTCAGTGCTCGGTTCGGCCCTCAGCCCCGAGACCCCCGCTTACGATGTGCAGCAGGCGTGTGCCACGGGCCTCGAGACAGTTCTGCAGCTTTCCGACAAGATCAAGCTCGGCCGGATCGAATCGGGCATCGCGGGCGGGGTCGACTCGACCTCGGATGCGCCGATCGCCGTGAGCGAGGGCCTGCGCGATGTACTCCTCGAACTCAGCCGTGCCAAGACGCTCCAGCAGAAGCTCAAGGCCGTCTCCCGCCTGCGCCCCAAGGACCTCGCGCCCGATGCCCCCGGGACGGGCGAGCCGCGCACGGGCCTGTCCATGGGCGAGCACCAGGCGCTGACCACCAAGCAGTGGAACATCACGCGGGAGGCGCAGGACGAGCTCGCCCTCGCCTCGCACAAGAACCTCGCCGCCGCCTATGACCGCGGCTTCTTCGACGACCTCGTGACCCCCTACCGAGGACTCACGAAGGATTCGAACCTCCGCGCCGACACCTCGATGGAGAAGATGGGCAAGCTCTCGCCCGTCTTCGGCAGGCATCTTGGCGCGGACGCGACGATGACGGCTGGCAACTCGACCCCGCTCACCGACGGCGCCGCGGCCGTGCTGCTCGCCTCCGAGGAGTGGGCCGCCGCGCGCGACCTGCCGATCCTCGCGGACGTCGTGGACGGCGAGGCCGCCGCGGTGGACTTCGTGCACGGCAAGGACGGTCTCCTCATGGCGCCCGTGTTCGCGGTGCCGCGCCTGCTCGCCCGGCTCGGCCTCACCCTTGAAGACTTCGACTACTTCGAGATCCACGAGGCGTTCGCCGGCACCGTCCTGGCGACGCTCGCCGCGTGGGAGGATGCCGACTTCTGCCGCGAGCGGCTCGGACTCGAGGGCGCGTTCGGCAAGGTGGACCGAGCCAAGCTCAATGTCAACGGCTCCTCACTCGCCGCGGGGCACCCGTTCGCCGCGACCGGCGGGCGCATCGTCGCCTCGCTCGCAAAGCAGCTGCACGAGCGGACCGATGCCGGCGACCTCGGGCGGCCCGCGCGCGGTCTCATCTCCGTGTGTGCGGCTGGCGGCATGGGCGTTGTCGCCGTCCTCGAGGGACGCTGACCAGGACAACCCGGGGGAAGGGAAACACATGGCTGACAAATACACCGACTTCGTCTCGCGCGGCTGGGGCCGTGACCTCGCCAAGAGGCTCGGACTCCCGCAGCCCGTGAGGCTGCGCCGCTACGAGCCGGGCGCGCCGCTCGTGCCTGGGCCCGTGCTGCTCATCGGGACCGGTCCCGGGGCCGACTCGCTCGAGACCGCGCTCAAGGGCTGGGACGTCGAGGTCCTTCGGGATCCGGGGATCGCCACCGCCGCCGGTGGGACGCACGACGCCGGCGGGTCGGCGTCGTCGTCCGCCTCACCCGCCGCTCCGGGCGCCAACGCGCCAACCGGTGGCACCGCGAAGCTGGGGGGAATCGTCCTCGCCCTCGACTCGATCACGCGGCCCGAGGACCTCGCGGGCCCGGTCCTCGCTGCCGGGCGGGCGCTGCGCTCGCTCGCGCCGAACGCCCGGGTCGTGACCGTGTCGCGTCGATCCTCCACGGCCGACGAGCCGGCGCTCGCCGCGGCCCGTGCCGGCGTCGAGGGCATCCTGCGCTCGCTGGCCAAGGAGCTGCGGTCCGGGGCGACTGGCAATGGGATCCTCCTGGCCGAGGGCGTCTCGGCGGAGGTGCCCAGTGCGCTCGGGGCCCTGCGCTTCCTGCTCTCCGGACGGTCCGCGTTCGTGGATGGCCAGTTCCTGACCGTCGGCACGGCCAAGGGCGAACTGCCCGCCGATCCGGACAAGCCGCTCGCGGGGAAGGTCGCCGTGGTGACCGGGGCCGCCCGGGGCATCGGCGCGGCGATTGCACGGACGCTCGCGCGGGATGGGGCGAAGCTCGTGGTCGTCGACGTCCCCGCGGCAGGCGACTCCCTCGCGAAGGTCGCCAACGAGGTCCGCGGGACCGCCCTCCAACTGGACATCACCAAGCCGGACGCGGGGGAGCGGATCCTCGAGCACGCCCTGTCCCGGCACGGCGCTTTCGACATCCTCGTGCACAACGCCGGCATCACGCGGGACAAGCTCCTGGCCAACATGGACGCGGCCAAGTGGGACGCTGTCATCGCGGTGAACATCGCGGCGCAGCTGCGGATCAACGACGCGCTGATGGGGTCCGGGAGGCTTCCCGACGGGTTCCGCATCGTCTCCGTCGCTTCGACCTCTGGCATCGCGGGCAACCGCGGCCAGACGAATTATGCGGCGTCCAAGGCCGGTGTCATGGGTATGGTCCGCTCGACGGCGGCCCGGCTCGCCGCCACCGGCGGGACCGCAAACGCCGTGGCCCCCGGATTCATTGAGACCGAGATGACCGCCAAGATCCCCTTCGCGACGCGCGAGGTGGCCCGCCGCCTCAATTCCCTCCAGCAGGGCGGGTTGCCGCTCGACGTGGCCGAGGCGATAGGGTTCTTCGCCTCTGATGCGGCTGGCGGCATTTCGGGTAACGTGCTCCGCGTGTGCGGGCAGAATCTGGTGGGGCAGTGAGCGCGCCGCCGCGGGGGATCGAGACCGTCGAGCTGCCGGAGGTGCCTTCGCTCTCGAAGCTCTACGTCGCCGCGGCCGCCGAGGCCGCGCGGCTCATGATCTCCAGGAGCAACGGCGCGAGGCGGCTTCCGAGCGCGAGGCACCACGTCGCCGTCGTGCGCCAAGACCTTGCCAAGCTCACGGAGTTCCAGCATCTGCTGGGCGAAGCCGCACGCGACGTCGTGCCGGCGGGGTACCTGCACGCCCTCGCGTTTCCGGTGGCGATGAGCTTCATGGGCCGCGAGGACTTCCCGCTCCCGCTTCTGGGGATGGTGCACTTGCGAAACCACGTCGAGTATCGCGAACCGGTCACCTACAACGACCTGCTCGATGTGACCACGTGGGCTGAGAATCTCTCCGGGCACCGGGCCGGGACCCAGGTCGATGTGGTTGCCGAGGTGCGACGCAGCGGGGCCGGGGGAGGGGAGCCCGTGTGGCGCGGCGTCTCGACCTACCTGGCGAAGGGCGTGTTCCTGCCCGGCATCGACAAGCCTGTCGCCTCCGAGCCGCGCGAAGACTTCCGCGCGCCGCTGCCGACGGCTATCTGGCGCCTCGGGTCCGAGACGGGGCGCGAGTACGCGGCCGTGTCCGGAGACTTCAATCCCATCCACTTGAGCTCGATCTCCGCGCGGGCCCTCGGGATGCGGCGCTCCATCGCGCACGGCATGTACACCGCCTCGCGTGTCCTTGCGGAGGTGGGGACCCAGAAGGGCGACGCATTCGTCTGGGACGTCAAGTTCGAGGCGCCCGTCTTCCTGCCGGCACGGGTGTCGGTGAACATCTCAGACGTGGTTGACGGCGAGGGCGGCTGGGAACGCTCCGACTTCGTCGGATGGAACGCGAAGTCGGGCCGGCGGCATTTCGTGGGGTCCGTGGTCCAGCTCGGGTAGCAGCGCGTGGGCGCGCATGACGGCGGTGCGCGCCCACCGCCCGCCGTCACCGGGCCCCTCGGGCTGGCTCCGGCAGAGCGCCCGAGCTCTACCGCCCGGCCACGAACCGCCGGGTCACGGAGATGTCCTGATCGCCAAGCCCGGACGCCACGATCTCGTCGAACGCGGCGCGGAGCGCGGGCAGCAGGACGGGGTTGGTGTTCGTGGCGCGCGCGATCTCCTCGGCGGAGACCAGGTCCTTGACCATGTACTTCGCGACGCCGGAAGGCGAGTCGTCGCCGCTGACGAGCTTCTCCCTGCGGGAGTCGAGGAGCCGCGACCCGGCGTAGCCGCCGCCCAGCAGGTCCCACATCAGGGCCAGGTCGATCCCTGAGCGTTCGGCGAGGACGGTTGCCTCGCCGAGGGCCAGGATGGTCGCGGACACCACGAGCTGGTTGCAGGCTTTGGCCACCTGTCCGGCCCCGAGCGGGCCGAGGTGCACGGGGCTGCCGCAGGGAGCGAGCAGCTGGCGGGCGAGGGCCGCATCGGGCTCGGTGCCGCCGAGCATGATGGACAGGGTCCCGGCGATCGCCCCGTCCTCCCCACCCGAGACGGGGCAGTCCACGACGCGCACGCGGCCGTCGGTCTCGTCCGCCAACCGGGCGGCGAGGTCCCGCAGTCCCGTGGCCGAACTGGTCGAGCCGACCATCAGCGTCAGGCCCGAGTCGCGCACGCCGGCCAGGATGCCTTCGTCCCCGGCCAGGACGTCCTCGAGCTGGGGAAGGTCAGGGAGCATGACCAGGAGGGCGTCGACGGAGGCGGCGAGCTCTCGCGGCGTATCGGCCCAGTGTGCTCCCTCGCTCACGAGCTCCGACTGCGGGCGCCGGGCCGTGATTGCGAGGGATCCGTGGTGGGAGAGCAGGTGCCGGGCCATCGGGGCGCCCATGGCGCCGAGGCCGATCATGCCCAGTGCGATCGTCGTCATCTTCCCAGCGTAGCGGCCGCAGAGTATGGCGCGGTCCAAATATGGAACTTTGTTCAGTACGTTGAACCCGCGCTACCCTTGTGGGAGTCGTTCGCTCCCGTGGACGCCATCGGAACTGCCGCAACGAAGGGGATCCCATGTCCGAGACCACTGGTTCGGTCCGCGCTGTCGTCGCTGTCCCGCTCTCCGAAGAGCACTGCCGACTCATTGAGGCGCTCGAACCCCGCCTCGAGGTCGTGCGCGACCACGGACTCTACCGTCCCATGCGCGGACCGGCCGACTGGTCCGGTGACCCCGACCGCGTCCGCACCTCACAGGAGCAAGCGGCGTTCGAGGCCCTCGTCGACTCGGCGGACTTCCTGTTCGGCATTCCCGACGTCGACCCGGCCGCGCTCCACCGCGCCGTCGCGTCCAATCCCGGCCTGCGCTGGGTGCACACGACAGCGGCGGGCGGCGGCAGCCAAGTCAAGGCCGCCGGGCTGCCGGAGGAGGCGCTCCAGCGCGTTGCCTTCACGACCTCGGCCGGAATGCATGGCGGCCCGCTCGCCGAGTTCGCCGTCTTCGGCGTGCTCGCGGGCGCGAAGTCCCTGCCCCGCCTCATCGCGCAGCAGCGTGGGCGCGTGTGGACCGACCGCTGGGAGATGAAGCAGCTCGAGGAGATGACGGTGCTCGTCGTCGGCCTGGGCGGCATCGGCGCCGAGTGCGCCCGCCGCTTCAAGGCGCTCGGTGCGACCGTGTGGGGCACGACCCGCAGCGGGGAGCCGGTCGACGGCGTGGATCGGCTCGTGCCGGTGGACGAGCTCGCGCGCGCCGCCGCCGAGGCTGATGCCCTCGTCGTCACGCTGCCCGGGACCGAGCACACCCACCACCTCGTAGGCCATGAGGTGCTCGGGTCCATCAAGCCCGGAGCCATCGTGGTCAACGTGGGCCGTGGCACGGTGATCGATGAGTCCGCGCTCGTGCCGGCGCTCGAGAGCGGGAGAGTCTCCTTCGCCGCGCTGGACGTGTTCGAAGTGGAGCCGCTGCCGGCGGATTCTCCGCTGTGGGGACGCGACGATGTGCTGATCAGCCCGCACACGGCAGCGTTGAACTCTCAGGAGGAGGAGCGGATCGCGCGGCTCTTCGCCGCGAACGCGAGCCGGCTGCTGGACGGGGAGGCCATGCGCAATGTGGTCAACACGGTGGAGTTCTACTGAGACCGCGGGGCTCTCGGCCATAATGGGCCCGGCCCGACAGCTGGGCACACACGCGTGCGCAAGCACGGGGAGCAAGAGGAGACCTGCATGGCGAAGTCCATTCCGAACGATGGCGATGAGCAGGACCGCGAGCGCCGGGACCCCGCCCCCGCGGTCACGCGCAGCCTGAAGATCCTGGGCGTGCTCGCGGAGGCCAACGGCCCCCTGACGCTCACCGAGATTGCCACGGCGCTCGGGCTGCCCAAGTCCTCGACCATGAACCTGTGCCTGGCGCTCGAGGAGGGCGGCATGGTCCAGCGGGTCCCCTCGGGCTACCAGTTGGGCCGCCGCAACGCCGAACTGGGCGGCGCCTTCGCCGCCCAGTTCAACCAGGTGCGGGAGTTCTACGCCGTCTGCCAGGCCTCGCCCGTGCTCCGTCACGAGGTGGTGCAGGTGGCCATGCTCGACGACCATGACGCGCTCTACCTGGCCCGCCACGAGGGCTCGCGCACAGTCCGCTTCGGAACCCCGCTGGGGTCAAGGATCCACGCCGCCCTGAGCGCCACGGGGAACGCCCTGCTCATGGTCATGGATGATTCCCGGATCGAGGCGATCATGGCTGATCAGGTCCCGTTCCCCCATGTCACGGACCGCAGCGTGCGCGAGCTGCCGGAGCTTCTCGAGAAGCTCCACCGCGCCCGCGAGCGCGGCTGGGCGCTCGATCCGGGGCAAGGGATGCCCGGGCTCGTCGGGGTCGCCGTGCCGCTCGAGGGCTGGGCGCCGGGTGATCCGCCGCTGGCGCTGGGCGTCGCCATCCAGGAGGCCCGCGCGACCCCGGAGCACCTGGAACGAGTGGCCGAGGCGCTCAAGGATGCGGCCCTGCAATTGACGAACCCCCTCGGGGCATCGGCACGTCGGGATCTCGAGGAAAGTCGACGGAGTTCAGAGGGTTGAACAGGATTCATCAGGTTGGTAAGGTAGGTCACAGGAGCCGAGAAGCACGCACGTGCAGGCACCTCCTGTTCCAGCCAATCAAGGGAGATGGCCGTGACCACTAGGGACACCGCCCAGCATCCGGGATCGTCGGATCCGGACTATGCCAAGAACCTGCAGCGCGCAACGCTCGCCTCGAGCGTCGGCAGCGCGCTCGAGTACTTCGACTTCGCGCTCTATGGGCTCTCGACAGCCCTCATCTTCAACCTGCTGTTCTTCCCCCAGGGCGACCCAGCGATGGCGACCGTCGCCGCCTTCGCGACCTACGGCGTCGGCTTCTTGGCACGGCCCTTCGGCGGCCTGTTCTTCGGCCGGCTCGGTGACCGCCTGGGTCGTAAGACCATCCTCGTGGTGACCATCCTGCTGATGGGCGGCGCCTCGACCCTCATCGGCCTCCTGCCCACGTACGACCAGATCGGGCTGCTGGCGCCGGTCCTCCTCGTCACGCTCCGCCTGCTCCAGGGATTCGGCGCCGGGGCGGAGCAGGCGGGCTCCACAGTGCTCATGGCCGAATACGCTCCGGTCAAGCGGCGTGGCTTCTTCGCGGCGCTGCCCTTCATCGGCATCCAGGCGGGAACCCTGCTCGCGGGGCTGGTCTTCAGCGCCATCTCGCTGCTGCCCAAGGACCAGCTCATGAGCTGGGGCTGGCGCGTGCCCTTCCTGCTCTCCTTCGTGCTCATCCTCGTGGCCATTGTCATCCGGACCAAGCTCCGCGAGACTCCCACGTTCGTGCCGCTCGAGAAGCATGAGCAGCTCCAGGACAAGCCGGTGCGGGAGATCTT
Protein-coding sequences here:
- a CDS encoding glucose-1-phosphate adenylyltransferase: MPLTADRAKPAVPFAGGYRLIDFAMSNLVNSGFLQIVVLTQYKSHSLDRHISETWRLSPQLGNYVASVPAQQRVGKSWFLGSANAIYQSLNLIYDAQPDIVVVVGADHVYRMDFGQMVDSHIASGAKATVAAVRQPLNMADQFGVIETDAAEPAKIGAFVEKPATTPGLPDDPEQFLASMGNYVFDADALVDALKSDAERLDTKHDMGGDIIPFFVERGEAGVYDFTTNEIPGATERDRTYWRDVGTLDSFYDAHMDLISPLPVFNLYNAKWPIYTHQSVSPPAKFVRGAGGTVGMALDSIVSSGSVLTGGIVEGSVLSHDVRVESAARVLGSVLMDGVKIGAGAVVNHAILDKNVVVPPGATIGVDEKLDRRRGFEVTASGITILSKGQEVPEPDEDERKLAAAWLSRLPAVLEEVASDMPEVAEKIQEIHATAAARAVTGEPTHDGASSPSSATTHAQG
- the glgA gene encoding glycogen synthase is translated as MRIDIVTKEFPPEIYGGAGVHVAELSRVLAREVDLHVHAFGAAREPQVNGATVTSYQVPEYLKGSNAALETLGIDLGIVPDVGGADLVHSHTWYANMAGHLASLMHGIPHVLSAHSLEPLRPWKAEQLGGGYRLSSWVEKTAYEAANAIIAVSHGMRADILRCYPEVDPNKVKVVHNGIDVSLWGRDEGTEHVRALGIDPAKPSVVFVGRNTRQKGVPYLLRAAAKLPADIQLVLCLGAADTPELAAETATLIDGLRAERDGVILIERMLPRAELIQVLSHATAFACPSIYEPLGIVNLEAMACGAAVVATATGGIPEVVDHGTTGLLVPIEQVTDGTGTPTDPEKFVADFAAALEEVVSDPARAREMGEAGRTRAEANFSWDTIAQSTLEVYRSVL
- a CDS encoding Hsp20/alpha crystallin family protein — its product is MGEGWGRRGPWDMMPEGMRRFGLPDQFRRFVDEWETAWLRVEQFRDGDALVVRVELPGIDPEKDVDVTVHDSVLSIKAERREDTENRSKGGFRSEFRYGSFARTIDLPRGAHGEDVKASYHDGVLEVRVPVVPETGPGPTKVNVSRD
- a CDS encoding acyl-CoA dehydrogenase, which encodes MADLEPSPRVDVAALGEHLLGAWADVRRQARELAAKPELHKLEGLTHIEHRERVFGQLKYLVDHQAIQRAFPKELGGEDNHGGNVAGFEELVTADPSLQIKAGVQWGLFGAAVMHLGTTEHHRKWLPGIMDLTVPGAFAMTEIGHGSDVASIATTATYDEAADEFVINTPFRAAWKEYLGNAAKDGIAATVFAQLIVKGVNHGVHAFYVPIRDAQTREPLRGIKTEDDGVKGGLNGIDNGRLCFEDVRIPRTNLLNRYGDVSAEGTYTSPIASPGRRFFTMLGTLVQGRVSLDGAAVAASKVGLTAAIRYASERRQFNASSETAEEVLLDYQRHQRRLFPLLAATYAMSFAHEELLGKFDGVFSGQQDTDEDRQDLETFAAALKPLSTWHALETLQECREACGGAGFMIENRFASLRADLDVYATFEGDNNVLLQLVAKRLLNDYAKEFRAMTVGALAKFALGQARGVAFKTGLGAVGQFIADSGRAQRSALALRDPDTQRLLLAERVQTMVAQVAQALQGANRLPQAEAAARFNDHQNELIEAARAHAELLQWEAFTEALEKIEDPGTRQVLTWLRDLFGLTLIEKHLEWHLMNGRLSMQRGRTVGEYINRLLAKLRPHALDLVDAFGYTQDHIRSTVASGIEAKRQEEAAAYFAQLRKLGTAPVKEKNLKRP
- a CDS encoding TetR/AcrR family transcriptional regulator, producing MNYPTPRAEGLGTVTYDVARQPIVDGRTARWANHREERRVELVHAARRAVHRLGPDVPMEEIAAAASTSKSVFYRYFRDKAGLQAAMGALVLAQMQVRIAQAAAAAQTPYEGLRAMVAAYLGMAVRSPNVYEFVTRVPVGSAPSEPAVQRATAGRSSAAGHAADEAFGSFFDAIATMIQAPMSRYLDPAASATLDYWPSAAIGLVRTAGERWLAAPPSPEKPGLEQMAALIADWLFAGIAAQASHTQSASAAVVHEPHPTAAVPAKETP